tttttcttcttttttttagggacagggtctcacttcgttctgtcacccaggctggagtgcaatagcgcaatcatggctcattgcagcctcaaccttctggtcttaagtgatcctcccacctcagccttccgagtagctaggaccacaggcatgtaccactatgcctggctaattaaaacaaaaaatttttttagagacaggatgtcaccatgttgcccaggctgatcatgaactcctgggctcaaataaatgatcctcccgccttgtcctcctcaagtgctggtattagaggcatgagccaccacatctggccaaagCTGGTAATTTCTTTCTcaaccaggaggttgaggctgagacagagtcttgccctgtcacccaggctggaatacagtggcgcagtctcggctcactgcaacctccacctcccgggttcaagcaattctcctgcctcagctcccaagtagctgggattacaggtgcctgccaccacgcttggctaatttttttgtatttttggtagagacggggtttcaccatgttggccaggctggtctcaaactcctgacctcaagtgatccgcctgcctcggcctctcaaagtgctgggattataggcatgagctaccatgcctggccaaagctGGTAATTTCTTAATCATGAATTACTCATGTGAATGAAGTTTGGAATATTGCTaaatataatttaacttttttttttatttcataatagaTTGTCTGAGTTTCCACATTTTCGAAATAATCATAAAACTGCAAGGACATTTGATACAGTTAAAACAAAAGATCTTAAATCTAGATCTCCACATTTGGATGATTGTTCAAAGACTGATCACAGAGCTAAAAGTGATGTTTCTAAAGATGTACATCATAGCACTTCACTGCCAAAtctggaaaaggaaggaaaaccaCATTCTGATAAAAGGAGTACTTCACATTTACCTACATCTGTTGAGAAACACTGCACTAATGGTGTTTGGTCACGTTCTCATTATCAGGTTGGCGAGGGTAGCTCAAGTGAGGAtagtagaagaggaagaaaagatatTAGACATAGCCAGTTTAACAGAGGAACTGAAAGAGTACGAAAAGACTTAAGTACTGGCTGTGGTGATGGTGAACCAAGGATATTGGAGGCTAGTCAAAGGCTACAAGGACATCCTGAGAAATATGGTAAAGGTGAACCAAAGACTGAAAGCAAAAGTTCAAAGTTTAAAAGTAACTCAGATTCTGACTATAAAGGTGAACGCATTAACTCTTCTTGGGAGAAAGAGACCCCTGGAGAAAGGTCACACAGTCGAGTAGACTCTCAAAGTgacaaaaaactagaaagacaaAGTGAAAGATCACAAAATATAAATAGGAAAGAAGTTAAAtcacaagacaaagaagaaagaaaagttgatCAAAAACCTAAATCAGTAGTAAAGGACCAAGATCACTGGAGAAGATCTGAACGAGCATCACTTCCTCATTCCAAgaatgaaataacattttctcATAATTCAAGTAAATACCATCtagaagagagaagaggatggGAAGATTGTAAAAGAGACAAGAGTGTAAACAGTCATAGTTTTCAAGATGGAAGATGTCCATCTTCTCTTTCAAACAGTAGAACTCACAAAAACATTGACTCTAAGGAAGTTGATGCTATGCATCAGTGGGAAAATACACCTTTAAAAGCAGAAAGACATAGAACTGAagataagagaaaaagagaacgagaaagcaaagaagaaaataggcatattagaaatgaaaaaagagtaCCTACAGAACATTTGCAGAAGACTAATAAGGAAACTAAGACAACCACTACTGATTTAAAGAAACAGAATGAGCCAAAGACTGATAAGGGAGAAGTCCTTGATAATGGTGTTTCTGAAGGAGCAGATAATAAAGAGCTTGCAATGAAAGCTGAGAGTGttccaaatgaaacaaaaaacaaggacCTAAAATTGAGTTTTATGAAAAAATTGAACTTAACTCTTTCTCCTGCTAAAAAGCAACCTGTTTCCCAGGATAATCAGCATAAAATAACTGATATTCCCAAGTCCAGTGGTGTATGTGATTCAGAGTCTTCAATGCAAGTTAAAACAGTGGCATATGTTCCCTCCATCAGTGAACATATCTTGGGGGAAGCATCTGTCAGTGAACATACCATGGGGGAAACCAAGTCAACGTTATTGGAACCAAAGGTTGCTCTTCTAGCAGTGACTGAACCCAGGATCGGTATCTCAGAAACCAACAAGGAAGACGAAAATAGTTTGTTAGTTAGATCTGTTGACAATACTATGCATTGTGAAGAGCCCATTTGTGGTACAGAGACTTCCTTCCCATCTCCTATGGAAATACAACAGACAGAATCCTTGTTTCCATCAACAGGAATGAAACAAACCATTAATAATGGAAGGGCAGCAGCTCCTGTGGTAATGGATGTATTACAAACAGATGTATCTCAAAACTTTGACTTGGAATTGGATACCAAAAGAAATGATAATTCAGATTATTGTGGTATTTCTGAAGGTATGGAGATGAAGGTGGCACTTTCAACAACAGTGAGTGAAACCACTGAAAGCATTTTGCAGCCTTCAATTGAGGAAGCTGATATTTTGCCAATAATGCTTTCAGAAGATAATAACCCAAAATTTGAGCCTTCTGTTATAGTTACACCACTGGTTGAGAGTAAGTCGTGTCATCTGGAGCCTTGCTTACCTAAAGAGACTCTAGATTCTTCACTTCAGCAGACTGAGTTAATGGACCACAGAATGGCAACTGGTGAAACAAACTCAGTATATCATGATGATGATAACTCGGTTTTGAGCATTGACCTTAATCACCTGAGACCTATTCCAGAAGCCATCAGTCCTCTGAATAGTCCAGTGAGACCTATAGCAAAAGTTCTTAGAAATGAAAGCCCACCTCAAGTTCCAGTGTATAATAACAGTCATAAAGGTAATAGTTTGTATTATCTTCTGTAACTTTGCATTTTATGAGAGTGTAAAATACATAAGATAAAttggtgctttttcttttttgataacaTAAAAAGTAGCATATTACTCAGCCCCTGTTATCTAGAAGTGCACatggagggtttttttgttttttggttttttttagatgaagtctcactctgtcccccaggctggagtgcagtgtgcacaatcttggctcactgcaacctctgcctcctgagttcaagcaattctcctgcctcagcctccgaagtagctgggactacaggcgcgtgccaccactcccagctaatttttgtattttttttagtagagtcagggtttcaccatattgggcaggctggtcttgaactcctgacctcgtgatccgcccgtctcggcctcccaaagtgttgggactataggcgtgagccactgcacccagccatagttgtttttttgtttctttttttttttttttgagagagagagtcactctgtcgccaggctggagtgcagtggtgtgatctcggctcactgcaacctccgcctcccaggcccaagcgattctcctgcctcagcctcccaagtagcttggattacaggcacctgccactatgctcATTTTtgtgttagtagagatggggtttcaccatgttggtcaggttggtctggatctcttgacctcgtgatcagccctcctcagcctcccaaagtgctgggattacaggcgtgagccaccacacctggccccaagcACTTTTTAAGATCAATAAAAACCAATGATacaggcggggcatggtggctcacacctgtaatcctagcacttagggaggctgaggcaggtagatcatgaagtcaggagttcgagaccagcctggacaatgtggtgaaaccctatctctactaaaaaatacaaaaattagctgggtgtgggagcagtcgcctgtagtcccagctactcaggaggctgaggcaggagaattggcttgaacccgggaggtagaggttgcagtgagccaagattgcgccactgcattccatcctgagTGTCATAGCAAGACttcgttctcaaaaaaaaaatcaataatacaaGTATTAGGCATTAACATTCTGCTTCAAAAAGAACTAATAAAACAGTGAAttgccggctgggcgcggtggctcacgcctgtaatcccagcactttgggaggccaaggcgggcagatcacgaggtcaggagatcgagaccatcctggctaacacggtgaaaccccgtctctactaaaaatacaaaaaaattagacgtggtggcgggcacctgtagtctcagatactcgcgaggctgagacaggagaatggcgtgaacccacgaggcggagcttgcagtgagccgagattgcaccactgcactccagtctgggcgacagagcgagactccgtctcaaaaaacaaaaaaaacaaacagtgaaTTGCctcagtatttaattttttgttatatgtaatatttaatatgGACATGTCAAATGACTAAACTTTAATATACTTTTATCTTCTATAaatgtgtttaatatatttttctcttctacagATGTGTTTTTACCAAATTCAGCTCATTCTACCTCTAAGAGTCAGTCTGATCTCAATAAGGAAAATCAAAAGCCAATTTACAAATCTGACAAATGTACAGAAGCGGACACATGTAAGAATTCACCATTAGATGAATTAGAAGAAGGAGAAATTAGAAGTGATAGTGAAACATCTAAACCACaagaaagttttgaaaaaaattccaaacCTAGAGTGTCAGCTGATGTGCGGAAGTCAAAGACTATCCCACGACGTGGGAAAAGTACTGTGTGTTTAGATAAAGACAGTAGGAAAACACATGTAAGAATCCATCAGACCAATAACAAATGGAATAAAAGACCTGATAAATCTAGCAGATCttcaaaaacagagaagaaagataAAGTGATGAGCACTTCCAGCTTGGAAAAAATAGTTCCAATTATTGCTGTACCCTCTTCTGAACAAGAGATCATGCACATGTTACGAATGATAAGAAAACatgtaagaaaaaattatatgaaattcaaggCAAAATTTTCATTAATACAATTTCACAGAATTATTGAGTCAGCAATTTTGAGTTTTACATCTTTAATTAAACATCTCAACTTACACAAAATCTCTAAGTCAGTGACTACCTTACAGAAGAATCTCTGTGATATTATAGAGTCTAAACTTAAGCAAGTTAAAAAGAATGGCATAGTTGATCGTTTATTTGAACAGCAGCTAccagatatgaaaaaaaaattgtggaagtTTGTAGATGACCAACTTGATTATTTGTTTGCAAAGCTTAAGAAAATCTTAGTATGTGATTCCAAAAGCTTTGGAAGAGATAGTGATGAAGGCAAACTTGAAAAAACAAGTAAACAGAATGCACAGTATTCAAATAGTCAGAAAAGGAGTGTGGACAACTCCAACAGAgaattgctgaaagaaaaattatcaaaatcagaaGACCCTGTTCATTATAAGTCTTTAGTGGGATGTAAAAAATCTGAGGAAAATTATCAAGACCAAAATAACTCCAGTATTAACACTGTAAagcatgacattaaaaaaaattttaacatctgCTTTGataatataaagaactctcaatcCGAAGAGCGCTCCTTGGAAGTACACTGTCCAAGCACCCCAAAGTCAGAAAAAAACGAAGGAAGCAGCATAGAGGATGCACAGACATCCCAGCATGCAACTTTGAAGCCAGAACGAAGTTTTGAGATTCTTACCGAACAGCAAGCATCGAGCCTTACTTTTAATTTAGTGAGTGATGCACAAATgggtgaaatatttaaaagtttgttgCAAGGTTCTGATCTTTTAGACAGCAGTGTTAACTGTACTGAAAAAAGTGAGTGGGAGTTAAAGACTCCAGAGAAGCAGCTGCTAGAGACTCTTAAGTGCGAGTCTATACCAGCTTGTACAACAGAAGAGCTAGTTTCAGGGGTGGCTTCTCCATGTCCTAAAATGATTAGTGATGATAATTGGTCATTATTATCATCTGAAAAAGGTCCATCTCTGTCTTCAGGGCTTTCATTGCCGGTTCATCCTGATGTGTTGGATGAAAGTTGTATGTTTGAAGTGTCTACTAACCTACCTTTAAGTAAAGATAATGTGTGTAGTGTAGAAAAGAGCAAGCCCTCCGTTTCTTCCATACTTCTTGAAGATCTAGCAGTTTCTTTAACA
This DNA window, taken from Pan paniscus chromosome 5, NHGRI_mPanPan1-v2.0_pri, whole genome shotgun sequence, encodes the following:
- the CASP8AP2 gene encoding CASP8-associated protein 2 isoform X3, which encodes MAADDDNGDGTSLFDVFSASPLKNNDEGSLDIYAGLDSAVSDSTSKSCVPSRNCLDLYEEILTEEGTAKEATYNDLQVEYGKCQLQMKELMKKFKEIQTQNFSLINENQSLKKNISALIKTARVEINRKDEEISNLHQRLSEFPHFRNNHKTARTFDTVKTKDLKSRSPHLDDCSKTDHRAKSDVSKDVHHSTSLPNLEKEGKPHSDKRSTSHLPTSVEKHCTNGVWSRSHYQVGEGSSSEDSRRGRKDIRHSQFNRGTERVRKDLSTGCGDGEPRILEASQRLQGHPEKYGKGEPKTESKSSKFKSNSDSDYKGERINSSWEKETPGERSHSRVDSQSDKKLERQSERSQNINRKEVKSQDKEERKVDQKPKSVVKDQDHWRRSERASLPHSKNEITFSHNSSKYHLEERRGWEDCKRDKSVNSHSFQDGRCPSSLSNSRTHKNIDSKEVDAMHQWENTPLKAERHRTEDKRKRERESKEENRHIRNEKRVPTEHLQKTNKETKTTTTDLKKQNEPKTDKGEVLDNGVSEGADNKELAMKAESVPNETKNKDLKLSFMKKLNLTLSPAKKQPVSQDNQHKITDIPKSSGVCDSESSMQVKTVAYVPSISEHILGEASVSEHTMGETKSTLLEPKVALLAVTEPRIGISETNKEDENSLLVRSVDNTMHCEEPICGTETSFPSPMEIQQTESLFPSTGMKQTINNGRAAAPVVMDVLQTDVSQNFDLELDTKRNDNSDYCGISEGMEMKVALSTTVSETTESILQPSIEEADILPIMLSEDNNPKFEPSVIVTPLVESKSCHLEPCLPKETLDSSLQQTELMDHRMATGETNSVYHDDDNSVLSIDLNHLRPIPEAISPLNSPVRPIAKVLRNESPPQVPVYNNSHKDVFLPNSAHSTSKSQSDLNKENQKPIYKSDKCTEADTCKNSPLDELEEGEIRSDSETSKPQESFEKNSKPRVSADVRKSKTIPRRGKSTVCLDKDSRKTHVRIHQTNNKWNKRPDKSSRSSKTEKKDKVMSTSSLEKIVPIIAVPSSEQEIMHMLRMIRKHVRKNYMKFKAKFSLIQFHRIIESAILSFTSLIKHLNLHKISKSVTTLQKNLCDIIESKLKQVKKNGIVDRLFEQQLPDMKKKLWKFVDDQLDYLFAKLKKILVCDSKSFGRDSDEGKLEKTSKQNAQYSNSQKRSVDNSNRELLKEKLSKSEDPVHYKSLVGCKKSEENYQDQNNSSINTVKHDIKKNFNICFDNIKNSQSEERSLEVHCPSTPKSEKNEGSSIEDAQTSQHATLKPERSFEILTEQQASSLTFNLVSDAQMGEIFKSLLQGSDLLDSSVNCTEKSEWELKTPEKQLLETLKCESIPACTTEELVSGVASPCPKMISDDNWSLLSSEKGPSLSSGLSLPVHPDVLDESCMFEVSTNLPLSKDNVCSVEKSKPSVSSILLEDLAVSLTVPSPLKSDGHLSFLKPDVSSSSTPEEVISAHFSEDALLEEEDASEQDIHLALESDNSSSKSSCSSSWTSRSVAPGFQYHSNLPMHAVIMEKSNDHFIVKIRRATPSTSSGLKQSMMPDELLTSLPRHGKEADEGPEKEYISCQNTVFKSVEELENSNKNVDSSKSTHEEQSSMIQTQVPDIYEFLKDASDKMGHSDEVADECFKLHQVWETKVPESIEELPSMEEISHSVGEHLPNTYVDLTKDPVTETKNLGEFIEVTVLHIDQLGCSGGNLNQSAQILDNSLQADTVGAFIDLTQDASSEAKSEGNHPALAVEDLGCGVIQVDEDNCKEEKAQVANSPLKCIVEETYIDLTTESPSSCEVKKDELKSEPGSNCDNSELPGTLHNSHKKRRNISDLNHPHKKQRKETDLTNKEKTKKPTQDSCENTEAHQKKASKKKAPPVTKDPSSLKATPGIKDSSAALATSTSLSAKNVIKKKGEIIILWTRNDDREILLECQKRGPSFKTFAYLAAKLDKNPNQVSERFQQLMKLFEKSKCR
- the CASP8AP2 gene encoding CASP8-associated protein 2 isoform X1, whose protein sequence is MIGRRHSVPPPYPDSALVLVEMPGRPRWAERNRVVLGRAGRVSCRRGLVREGLLRKRLHGAVVPRVEVGCPWETRESEGVHLERPTSPLKNNDEGSLDIYAGLDSAVSDSTSKSCVPSRNCLDLYEEILTEEGTAKEATYNDLQVEYGKCQLQMKELMKKFKEIQTQNFSLINENQSLKKNISALIKTARVEINRKDEEISNLHQRLSEFPHFRNNHKTARTFDTVKTKDLKSRSPHLDDCSKTDHRAKSDVSKDVHHSTSLPNLEKEGKPHSDKRSTSHLPTSVEKHCTNGVWSRSHYQVGEGSSSEDSRRGRKDIRHSQFNRGTERVRKDLSTGCGDGEPRILEASQRLQGHPEKYGKGEPKTESKSSKFKSNSDSDYKGERINSSWEKETPGERSHSRVDSQSDKKLERQSERSQNINRKEVKSQDKEERKVDQKPKSVVKDQDHWRRSERASLPHSKNEITFSHNSSKYHLEERRGWEDCKRDKSVNSHSFQDGRCPSSLSNSRTHKNIDSKEVDAMHQWENTPLKAERHRTEDKRKRERESKEENRHIRNEKRVPTEHLQKTNKETKTTTTDLKKQNEPKTDKGEVLDNGVSEGADNKELAMKAESVPNETKNKDLKLSFMKKLNLTLSPAKKQPVSQDNQHKITDIPKSSGVCDSESSMQVKTVAYVPSISEHILGEASVSEHTMGETKSTLLEPKVALLAVTEPRIGISETNKEDENSLLVRSVDNTMHCEEPICGTETSFPSPMEIQQTESLFPSTGMKQTINNGRAAAPVVMDVLQTDVSQNFDLELDTKRNDNSDYCGISEGMEMKVALSTTVSETTESILQPSIEEADILPIMLSEDNNPKFEPSVIVTPLVESKSCHLEPCLPKETLDSSLQQTELMDHRMATGETNSVYHDDDNSVLSIDLNHLRPIPEAISPLNSPVRPIAKVLRNESPPQVPVYNNSHKDVFLPNSAHSTSKSQSDLNKENQKPIYKSDKCTEADTCKNSPLDELEEGEIRSDSETSKPQESFEKNSKPRVSADVRKSKTIPRRGKSTVCLDKDSRKTHVRIHQTNNKWNKRPDKSSRSSKTEKKDKVMSTSSLEKIVPIIAVPSSEQEIMHMLRMIRKHVRKNYMKFKAKFSLIQFHRIIESAILSFTSLIKHLNLHKISKSVTTLQKNLCDIIESKLKQVKKNGIVDRLFEQQLPDMKKKLWKFVDDQLDYLFAKLKKILVCDSKSFGRDSDEGKLEKTSKQNAQYSNSQKRSVDNSNRELLKEKLSKSEDPVHYKSLVGCKKSEENYQDQNNSSINTVKHDIKKNFNICFDNIKNSQSEERSLEVHCPSTPKSEKNEGSSIEDAQTSQHATLKPERSFEILTEQQASSLTFNLVSDAQMGEIFKSLLQGSDLLDSSVNCTEKSEWELKTPEKQLLETLKCESIPACTTEELVSGVASPCPKMISDDNWSLLSSEKGPSLSSGLSLPVHPDVLDESCMFEVSTNLPLSKDNVCSVEKSKPSVSSILLEDLAVSLTVPSPLKSDGHLSFLKPDVSSSSTPEEVISAHFSEDALLEEEDASEQDIHLALESDNSSSKSSCSSSWTSRSVAPGFQYHSNLPMHAVIMEKSNDHFIVKIRRATPSTSSGLKQSMMPDELLTSLPRHGKEADEGPEKEYISCQNTVFKSVEELENSNKNVDSSKSTHEEQSSMIQTQVPDIYEFLKDASDKMGHSDEVADECFKLHQVWETKVPESIEELPSMEEISHSVGEHLPNTYVDLTKDPVTETKNLGEFIEVTVLHIDQLGCSGGNLNQSAQILDNSLQADTVGAFIDLTQDASSEAKSEGNHPALAVEDLGCGVIQVDEDNCKEEKAQVANSPLKCIVEETYIDLTTESPSSCEVKKDELKSEPGSNCDNSELPGTLHNSHKKRRNISDLNHPHKKQRKETDLTNKEKTKKPTQDSCENTEAHQKKASKKKAPPVTKDPSSLKATPGIKDSSAALATSTSLSAKNVIKKKGEIIILWTRNDDREILLECQKRGPSFKTFAYLAAKLDKNPNQVSERFQQLMKLFEKSKCR